CTCATCTGCGTCCATGTAGCTCTGAACGCCGGCCATGGCCAAGTCTGCACTGAGCAATGCGTTTACCGCTTGAGACGCATTCCGCTGGGCACAGGGAATCTGTACCAAGCCGCCCACTGGATCACAGACCAGCCCCATGATATTCATCAGGCAAAGGCTGAAAGCAATCACGGACTGGGCCGGGGTACCACCCCACAGTTCCACTGCAGCTGCCGAAGCCATGGCAGCTGCCACGCCGCATTCGGCCTGACAGCCACCTTCTGCTCCGGCCACAGTAGCATTTTCCGTGACGATAGCCCCCAGACCGGAAGCCGTCAGCAAAGCCAGCAAAGTCTTCTCCTCCGAAGCCCCTTGCCGTTCTGCCACCGATAGAATGACCGCCGGAACGATTCCGCAGGATCCCGCTGTAGGCATGGCACAGATTTTTCCCATAGAAGCATTCACCTCGCTGGAGGATAAGGCTCTGGCCATAACCAAATTAACAAAAGATCCGCAGAGGGTATCTGACTGGCCGGTAGCGTATCCGTACTGGGCAGCAGCGATGCCGCAGATTAAATTGCCCTCTGGGCTGGTGGGCTGCTCCAGCGCCTTTTCCGCTGAGTTCTTCATGACCTCATAGCGAGAAGCCATAACCGACAAAATTTCCGCCGGGCT
The genomic region above belongs to Aminipila butyrica and contains:
- the sdaAA gene encoding L-serine ammonia-lyase, iron-sulfur-dependent, subunit alpha, whose translation is MYKNIKGLLALAEDRQVSLSQIILDNEVKHSEKSPAEILSVMASRYEVMKNSAEKALEQPTSPEGNLICGIAAAQYGYATGQSDTLCGSFVNLVMARALSSSEVNASMGKICAMPTAGSCGIVPAVILSVAERQGASEEKTLLALLTASGLGAIVTENATVAGAEGGCQAECGVAAAMASAAAVELWGGTPAQSVIAFSLCLMNIMGLVCDPVGGLVQIPCAQRNASQAVNALLSADLAMAGVQSYMDADEVVEAMYKVGKMLPMQLRETALGGIAATESAVKLMENMNNK